GTACGGCGGGGCCGGTGGGCATCAGGCTCCGCACGGTGACCCGTACCAGGGCGGTGCGCGGGTCCCCGGCCCGTACGGCTCGCCGAACCCGTACGGGGGCGGGCCCGGCGGGCAGGGACCGTACGGCGGCGGGCACGGGGGTCACGGGGGCGGCCATGGCGGCGGGTCCGGGGGGCCGGGCTCCGGGGGCGAGGGGCCCCGGCAGAAGCCGCCGCGCGGGCTGCTCGCCGGGTGCGCCGTCTTCACCGGCCTCTTCTGCACCTGCCAGATCTGCTGCGCCAAGGAGTACGAGGGCCCCTGGTCCCGGAAGAAGCGCGAGGGCTGCTGCCGCGACTGCGACTGCGGGAACTGCGGCTGCGACTGCTGCTGCCCCTGCGACGGCTGCTGACGCCGTACGGCCCACGCGTTCCTCGCGTCAGCCCCCTTGTGCCGTGAGCCTGACGCCTCAATACTCCCCAGCAGCGCTCGCCGGGCCATCCCCGGCCGCGCCTCACGGGCCCCCGCCGCCCCCACCCCCCACGGCAGGGCCCCCGATTCCCCTCGGGAGGAACGCGAAGTGAGGATCAGGCGCACCACCCCCCGCACCACCTCTTCCGGCACCCTCGGCACCCCCGGCACCGGCTCCGCCGGACGGCGCCGACTGCTCGCCGCCGCCGCCGGACTGGCGGCCGCCGCCGCGCTCACCGTCCCCGCCACCACCGCCAGCGCCGCCGACGCCCCGGCCGCCGCGGCGGCCACCGCCGAACAGCTGGACGCCGCCGGTGAGGCGGTGCTCGCCGCCGACGTCGCCGGTACCGCCTGGCACGTCGATCCGGCGACCCGCACCCTCGTCGTGACCGCCGACTCGACCGTGTCCCGCGCCGGGATCGCCGAGATCAAGCGCGCGGCCGGGGCGCACACGGCCGCCGTCCGCGTCGAGCGGACCTCCGGCAAGCTGTCCCGCTACCTCGACGGCGGCGACGCCGTCCACGCCGACGCCGGCTGGCGCTGCTCGGCCGGTTTCAACGTCGTCCGCGACGGCGTGTACTACTTCCTCACCGCCGGGCACTGCACGGACGGTGCCGGTACCTGGTACGCCAACTCAGGGCGGAGCACGGTCATCGGGCCCACGGCCGGGTCCAGCTTCCCGGGCAACGACTACGGCCTGGTGCGGTACGACAACCCGTCCCTGGCCCACCCGGGCACGGCCGGCGGCACCGACATCACCGGGGCGGCCGACGCCACCATCGGCATGTCCGTCACCCGTACCGGCTCCACCACCGGCACCCACCGGGGCACGGTCACCGGGCTGAACGCCACCGTCAACTACGGCGGCGGCGACATCGTGCGCGGCATGATCCGCACCGATGTGTGCGCCGAGCCCGGCGACAGCGGCGGGCCCCTGTACTCCGGCAGCCTCGCCATCGGGCTCACCTCCGGCGGCAGCGGCAACTGCCGCACCGGCGGGACGACCTTCTACCAGCCCGTCACCGAGGCCCTCAAGGCGTACCGGGTCAGCGTCTACTGACGGTCCCGCACGGCCTCACCCGCGCCCCCGTCCGGTCCTCCGGGCGGGGGCGTCTCCCTGTCCCGGCCCGGCGAGTACGCCCGTGCACCGGCTCTTCGGCCCACTCGATCCGGCCAGGTCCGGACCTTACGCCGTGTCCACCCGGCCATCGCGGTGGGTGTTCGCATCCGGAACCGACCAGTGGTGACCCCCGGTAGGCCGGAAAAGTCAGGAAGGGGCGCGGCGGTCGTGTCCCGGTCCGGAAGTCGGCCTTGTGCGCGGTCCGCCCGTGTCGGAATAGTGGGCGCCCCAACCTCCGTGCCAGGTACCCCACTTGCCTGGCACGGCCCCCACAGGAGGTCGATGTTGAATCACCGGCGCATACCCAGGAGGCACGCGGTCGTCGCGGGCGGAGCCGCGGTGGCGCTGCTGGGAGCCGCGGTCACCTTCCAGACTGCGAACGCCAGCGACGACGTGGCGCGGTTCGAGGCCAGGACCATGTCCGCCACCGCGGCCGGAAATCTCGCCTCCTCGCTCGGCAAGCGGCTGCACGACGCCGACACCGCCGGCGCGTACTACGACACGAAGAGCCGCACGCTCGTGGTGAACGTCGTGGACGAGAAGGCGGCCGAGACGGTCCGCCGGGCGGGCGGCCGGGCGCGGGTGGTCGAGCACTCCCTGGCCGAGCTGAAGTCGGCGCGCGAGACGCTGAAGGACCGGGCGACGATGCCCGGCACCTCCTGGGCCGTCGACCCGGTCACCAACAAGGTCGTCGTCACCGCCGACCGCACCGTCCAGGGCGCGTCCTGGGAGAAGCTCACCCAGGTCGTCGGCGGCCTCGGCGGCAAGGCGGAGCTGAAGCGGTCCGCCGGTACGTTCACGCCGTTCGTCGCGGGCGGCGACGCCATCACCAGCGGCGGCGGGCGCTGCTCCCTCGGCTTCAACGTCCTCAGGAACGGCCTGCCGCACTTCCTCACCGCCGGCCACTGCGGCCGGGCCGGGTCCGCCTGGGCAGCCCGGCAGGGGGGCGAGCCGTTCGGCACGATGGTCGACTCGCGGTTCCCCGGCAACGACTTCGCGCTGGTCAGGTACGACCGCGACGTCAGCCGTCCGAGCGCCGTCAACCTGTACGACGGCACCGTCCGGCGGATCACCCGCGCCGCCGACGCGGCCGTCGGCATGCGGGTGGTCCGCAGCGGCTCCACGACGCAGGTGAGCGACGGCCGCGTCACCGGTTTCGACGCGACCGTCAACTACGGCAACGGCCAGGTCGTCGAGGGGCTCATCCAGACCGATGTGTGCGCCGAGCCCGGCGACAGCGGTGGCTCCCTCTTCGCCGATGACGCCGCCATCGGCCTGACCTCCGGCGGCAGCGGCGACTGCGCGAACGGCGGTGTCACCTTCTTCCAGCCCGTCACGGAGGCGCTCGCCGCGTACGGCGCGCAGATCGGCTGACACCGGCAGGCCCCCGTCCGACGGTACGGCCGCGCCGCCGGTACGGCGTGTCTTCCGGCACGCCCCCGTCCAACGGTACGGCCGCCCGCTGGTACGGCCCCGCCCGTCGGCACGGCAGCCGTCGGCGGGCGGGGGAGCCCCCCGGGCCCGGTGCTTCCGGGGCCGGGGGGGGCTCGTGCGCGTACGCGGGGGCCGTGCCGCGGACGGGTCTACGCCTCGCCCGCCGGGGCCGGACGCTCCTCGCCGCCGCCCATGCCGGTGCCGGTGCCGGTGCCGTCGTCGCGGCGCAGCGACGAGACGACCAGGGTGACCACCGTCCCGGCGACCGCCCAGACGGACAGCACCTGGAGCGGACCCGAGACGGCGTTGCCCCGGAAGTACGCGATGGACCGCGCCGCCCAGGTGCCCGCGCCCGGCGGCAGTCCGGGCCCGATCGTCCGCCAGAAGTCCGGCAGCATCGGGCCGGGGAACGCGCCGCCCGCGCTCGGGTTCCCGGCGATCACGATCAGCAGCACGGCCAGGCCGATGCCGACGATGCCGGTGACCGCCTGGAGGGCCAGGGTGACCGCGCCGACCGAGAAGACGACCAGCGCGCCCAGGCCCCACAGGGCGGCGACGCTCCCGGGCAGCGCGCCCAGCACCGGGCCGACGATGACCGCGCCGCCCAGCCCGCCGAGCAGCGCGGAGAGCGCCAGGGCGGCGAGCCGGATGAGCGCCCGCCGGGTGTTGGCGGGCCGGGACCCGGCGCTGATCGCCAGGATCGACGCGAGCAGATAGCCGCCCACGCACCAGCCGACGACCAGGTAGAACGCGGACAGGCCGTTGAAGTCCCGGGCGGAGGCCGCGGCGACGTCCACCGTGCGGACCGTGCGCCGCTGGGGCTGTTCGACCTCGGCCGTGATCCGCTCCAGGGCGGTCGCCAGGGCCTTGCCGCCGCCGGAGGCGACCAGCAGCGTGTCGGTGGTGCCGCGCGGGTCGATCACCAGCGCGCCGTCGATCCTCCGGTCCAAGATCTGCCGCCGCGCCTCGGCCTCGTCGGACAGCACCCGCGGGTCGAGCGGGTCGCCGGGCAGCGCGGCGAGGCGGCCCGCCGCCTGCTCGGCGGCGGCACCCGGCGCGACCACCCCGAACGGCACGTCCCGCGGCCTCGGGTCGTGCAGGGCACCCACGTAGGACGCGATGAACAGCAGCTGGAGCGCCAGCACGCCGATGACCAGCAGGGCGGCCCTGGGAGTGACGGCGCTGCGCACCTCGGAGGCGAACGTCATGCCCCCACGCTCCGTTCGGGCCGGTGTTTCCGCAGGTGGGGCGGGTCCGAATGGCTGAGGCCCGGCCATCGCGGGGCCGCCCTGGAGTGCGCGTCGGGCGGCTTCCCGAGTGCGCCGCGGGCCCCGGGGGAACGGAATCGTACAACTATTCGAACGTGGTCTATGGTGGTGCGAGGGGGTGGTGAGGGCCGGAACGACTTCAGGAGGTGCGGATGCCACAGTTCACGCATCTGCGCACCGTCTCCGGCTTCTCCCTGCGCTACGGGGCCTCGCACCCGGAGGCGCTCGCCGCCCGCGCCGCCGAGCGCGGCATGGACGCCGTCGCCCTCACCGACCGCGACACCGTCGCCGGGGCCGTCCGCTTCGCCCGCGCGTGTGCGAAGGAGGGCGTACGCCCCCTGTTCGGCGCCGACCTGGCGATCGGCGACCGCGCCGCGCCTTCGCCCGCCGCGCCCACCGAACGGCGCCGCGCCCCCGTGCGCGGCGGCGCCTTCGTGGACGAGTCCGCGCCCCGCGCCGTCTTCCTGGCCCGCTCCAGGCAGGGCTGGGCCGAGCTGTGCCGCATGATCACCGCCGCCCACGCCGCCACCGGGACCTCGGCCGCCACCGCGACCGGCGCGCCCGTCCTGCTGCCCTGGG
This genomic window from Streptomyces thermolilacinus SPC6 contains:
- a CDS encoding S1 family peptidase is translated as MRIRRTTPRTTSSGTLGTPGTGSAGRRRLLAAAAGLAAAAALTVPATTASAADAPAAAAATAEQLDAAGEAVLAADVAGTAWHVDPATRTLVVTADSTVSRAGIAEIKRAAGAHTAAVRVERTSGKLSRYLDGGDAVHADAGWRCSAGFNVVRDGVYYFLTAGHCTDGAGTWYANSGRSTVIGPTAGSSFPGNDYGLVRYDNPSLAHPGTAGGTDITGAADATIGMSVTRTGSTTGTHRGTVTGLNATVNYGGGDIVRGMIRTDVCAEPGDSGGPLYSGSLAIGLTSGGSGNCRTGGTTFYQPVTEALKAYRVSVY
- a CDS encoding YhgE/Pip domain-containing protein gives rise to the protein MTFASEVRSAVTPRAALLVIGVLALQLLFIASYVGALHDPRPRDVPFGVVAPGAAAEQAAGRLAALPGDPLDPRVLSDEAEARRQILDRRIDGALVIDPRGTTDTLLVASGGGKALATALERITAEVEQPQRRTVRTVDVAAASARDFNGLSAFYLVVGWCVGGYLLASILAISAGSRPANTRRALIRLAALALSALLGGLGGAVIVGPVLGALPGSVAALWGLGALVVFSVGAVTLALQAVTGIVGIGLAVLLIVIAGNPSAGGAFPGPMLPDFWRTIGPGLPPGAGTWAARSIAYFRGNAVSGPLQVLSVWAVAGTVVTLVVSSLRRDDGTGTGTGMGGGEERPAPAGEA
- a CDS encoding S1 family peptidase, which codes for MNHRRIPRRHAVVAGGAAVALLGAAVTFQTANASDDVARFEARTMSATAAGNLASSLGKRLHDADTAGAYYDTKSRTLVVNVVDEKAAETVRRAGGRARVVEHSLAELKSARETLKDRATMPGTSWAVDPVTNKVVVTADRTVQGASWEKLTQVVGGLGGKAELKRSAGTFTPFVAGGDAITSGGGRCSLGFNVLRNGLPHFLTAGHCGRAGSAWAARQGGEPFGTMVDSRFPGNDFALVRYDRDVSRPSAVNLYDGTVRRITRAADAAVGMRVVRSGSTTQVSDGRVTGFDATVNYGNGQVVEGLIQTDVCAEPGDSGGSLFADDAAIGLTSGGSGDCANGGVTFFQPVTEALAAYGAQIG